The window CGGCGTACAAGGaggtggaggggtgggaggggtCGGGGGACGACTCGCCGGGCTACAGGTGCGGCCACTCGCTCACCGTCATCGCCCCCACCAAGGGCCACGGCCCGCGCCTCATCCTCttcggcggcgccacggcgatcGAGGCCGGCGCGACCTCCGGCCTCCCCGGCATCAGTTCGGTGCCCCTCGTCTCTCTCCTCTCACGCGCGCTGTGCTCGAGTTGAAAATTCTCCTTCTGTTGTGCTCTAATGGTGGGTTTTTGGTCTTGGACTGAAGGGCTCGCGGGGGTGACCAACACGGTGCACTCGTACGACGTGGACAAGCGGAGGTGGACGAGGTGAGGCCGCTGCTCGACCCAGATCTTTTGCTATGTTGCTTCGTCGGACAGCATAATTATAGCTCAATTTTGAGTCATATTCTGTTGCGGAGGCTGAATGTATAGATTGTGTCCGATTACTGGTTATACCTGTGTCTGGTTGTGTCAAATGTGGTGAACTCTGTATCTTATGTTCAAGTTCACTAGCAGTTGTGTACAATTATATGCTTTCCATACATCATTTACTTTGCTTGGTGTTATTCGGTAGGCAAGCCGAATGGACTCGTAACTGTATATTTGTTAGCCAATCCGAATGGACTTGTAACGCTAGATTCGAATGGACTCGTAACGCTTGACTTCTAACGGTATATTCGTTAGATTAAGTTCTACGTGCCTGCAGGTTACATCCAGCTGGAGAGCCTCCATTTGGCTTCATTACAAGGCATAATTCTAGGTCAATTTTAAGTCATTTCTTGTTGGGGAGGCTAAATGTGTAGATTGTGTCCAATTATGGGTTGTACTTGTGTCTTGTTTGGTTAAATGTGGTCAACTCTGTATCTTATGTTTGAGTTCACTAGCAATTGTGCACAATTATATGCTTTCCATACATCAGTTACTTAGCTGGGCGTTATTTGTTTGGCAAGCCAAATGGACTCGTAACGGTATATTCGTTACGCAAGCCGAATGGACTTGTAATGGTATATTTATTACGCAAGCCAATGTACTCCTAATGGTAGATTCGTTAGGCAAGTCGAATGGACTCACAACGCTAGATTCGTTTTTCGTAACGCTAGATTCGCATGGACTCGTAACGGTATATTCATTAAATTAAATTCTACATGCCTGCAGGTTACATCCAGCTGGAGATCCTCCTTCTCCAAGGGCTGCACATTCTGCTGCTGCTGTGGGCACCATGGTTGTTTTCCAGGTATGAGGAACTTTGTATTATTTGGTGCCATCCAACTTAGTTCAGTGGTGAGTGGTGCAATGTCTGTGCAGGGTGGGATTGGACCAGCGGGGCATTCAACAGACGATCTCTATGTGCTTGATCTGACAAACGACAAGTTCAAATGGCACCGGTGAACACAAAGATACTTTTTTTGTTTCTTTGTCAGTTTGCTCGCCTTTTTGGAGTTGATCTGTGGATGGGGATGTGATGTTTCCATTTCTGCCATCCGATGCAGGGTTGTTGTTCAGGGGGCTGGTCCTGGTCCTCGCTATGGTCATTGCATGGATTTGGTAGCGCAGCGTTACCTTGTGTCAGTCTCGGGAAATGATGGTTAGCTCTTAGCTGCAAAATTTACTGTATTGTATATCTGCGATAATTACTTTGACAATTTGTTTTCTTACTATTTCATGGAACAGCATTTTATTTTGGCTAGCAGCATCCACATGAACTTGTCAAATGACTTATTTTTTTGGTACAGGCAAGCGGGTCTTATCAGATGCTTGGGCTTTGGACACAGCTCAGAAACCATATAAGTGGCAGAAACTTAACCCTGATGGTGATAGACCTTCAGCAAGGATGTAAGTGGATCCATGCTCTCCAGAGAGGTGGAGAATCAAGTCACTAATCATCGAGGCATACTTGCATATGTTATTTTATGCGTTCTAAATGTCTGTGGGCCTTTTGCCATCTAATCTGATGTCAGTTGATAGTTGACTGTGCCACTATCACAGGGTTGTTATGGCCTGAGTCTAAGGATCTTAGGTTGTAGGTGTGTTGGACAGGGAGGTGAGGTTGATAATCTTGCCAATGACTAGGTGCCATGGTGGCACGCTGTCTGCCAGCTAAAGAGAAGGCTAGAGGAGATAATGGAACTTCTTGTTTCTTCTTGATCTAAAAAAGCAAACGTAGCCTTCTATTTATAGAGGTGCCTAACAACCCATCTCTAGTTTATAGGAACTCCTGAATTCCTTATATACGATAAAATAACTGACCAAACTAAGGGATATCCTTCTATTTAAAACTCATCCTGCTAATTTTGGAAACAATTATCATAATGAAGTATCTGGAAGAGTTGGTCTCCAAGCCTAGGCACCGCGGCTGCTGTGGAGACACGGTGACTAGAAGTGAACATGTTCCCGCATAACAATTATTGTAACTCACAGCATCCCGGCTTTAAATATCACTCCATTTTGGAAATATTTGAATTTCTGTTGGGCTTCTTTCATAACTGATTGGACGAGCCCCTCAATAGGAAGAAATAAAAACTGCATATGTAAGCCGGTGTTTCACGTAAATTCTGGTACTCTCATCTTACGGGCTTATTAGGGTTTTCCTGTATAGTAAAATAACAATGCTGCCTTCTGCCCATAACACAACGGTAATTATCTCCCTCTAAACAAATGTTATGCTAATTATTGAGAAAAGCTACTGTTGCACCACATAAATAGGGCATACGCAGAATGTAGTACCTTTACTGCAAGCTTTACATGTGAAAATAAACTGTCACTTCAAATCTCCTAGGCACTAGACTTTATTGCAATTCAACCATTTGTATAAATATGCAATTGTCTTACTTTCAGTTTGTTTTAAATGACTATAGGTATGGCACTGCCAGTGCACGCTCCGATGGCATGCTTTTACTTTGTGGTGGAAGGGATGCTTCTGGGACGGTACAATCTTCTGCCCTTGTTACTGTTTGATAGTCTTCCTGGGCCCTGTTTGTTTGTTGTTATGTTATCTGTCAATGTTTAGCTCTGACATACTAATGCGGAACATCATATGTATATATTTTAATAAGAAGATCACCGGTAAAGCATGATATAATACCTATACATAATTTTAAAATATGCCCTTTCATTACTTTGCAAATTTATATCCAGGAAGGCCTACATATTTACAACTTATGCAGCTGTGAAATCACTTCATAATACTCCCTCCAGACTTCAGCCTCTGAAAATAACATTTTGGACATCGACACGGTCCGTTATTTGCTATAATATGTTTGTTATACCTAATGAAATTATGGTTTATAATGTACTTTTCAGGATAAATCACAATCAGCACATATGATCACCAAgagtccaatgaaaatattttaaaTTACATATATAGTCAAGCCTCTACAGTTTAATAACGCCCATGGTCAAAATATCAAACTTCCAAACACTGGAGGGAGTAATCTCTTTTGAATGTTAGATGTAGAATCATTTGTAAGGTAAAATTAGTTTAGTAATGTCACAAAAAGGTAATAAAAGACTAAAAGTAGAGAAATATCATGGTAAATGAGTTACTGCTAAGTGACATCGGTCAATGATTGTTATGCAAAATGACAATCATGTGGGTATACCATGTTGTGGGCTTGGAAATGCTATAACCATATAGTGTGCTCTGCAGCACGACACTGTAACATGCACTGTTTTATCATTCTTAATTTTGATTTGTTTGAACTTGGGACCATTGGATGTTGGTCTAACTGGAGGTTCTAATATGTTCTTATTTATGCTGTTAATTTGTTGTATATTGAGATTCATTTGATGATAATTGTAATGCATTTACAGCCGCTCTCTGATGCTTATGGACTACTTATGCATACAAATGGTCAGTGGGAGTGGACTCTGGCTCCCGGGATATCTCCATCTCCAAGATATCAGCATGCAGCTGTAAGTTAGATAGAAGTGTGACAGCTGAATGTGTTGTGATGTTCATGAAGAATAATTGTTCAGATTGCGTAGATAGTCGATGTCTCAATTGCCTGTTTCTTGAAAATGTTGCCATATTAATTTGATTTGTGCGTTTGTGTTCAAATATTAGCTTCCCTTGCTTCTCCTGACAGTCTTAAGTTTTTAGGTCTTTGTTGGCGCTCGGCTGCATGTTACTGGAGGTGTCCTTAGAGGAGGGAGAGCTATTGAAGGGGAGGGTGCAATTGCAGGTAGTGCACACTCTTAAACCTTCCATTACATTCAAATACATATGTTTACTCTCCTAGACTCACTGGACGAACACTTTCTGAAGTTCTGGACACTGCTGCTGGAGTTTGGTTGGATAAAAATGGCATTGTGACCTCTCGCACTCTAAAATCTTCCAATGAACATGATGCTTCTTCGGATCTACTTCGTCGTTGCCGCCATGCAGCTGCTTCTGTTGGTTCTCAGATATACATTTATGGTGGACTGAGGGGAGGTAAGTAATAGGAATATCAGTTTGGTGCTTCTTGCCACTTTTTGTATTGTTTCATCTGAAAATCGAGGAAACTATTTCCAATGACAGCATGTCATTGTTGTTTTTCTTTTGAGGAAACACATGATGATTGTTATTCTTTTGAGGAAGCACATGATCATTGTTATTTTCCTTTTGAGGAAACACATGATCATTGTCATCGGAGCTGTATTTCCATTTTGCTGTCACTAGATGGCATTATCATCACATTAATGTTTATTTCTCAGTGGAGTGGATTTTGGCACGATATGTTTTGTGTAGACAGTCTATCCATACGCAGTCAGATGATCATACTCATAATATCAGGTAATTACAGTAGTTGCAACGTTTTACCTGAACTACTGCAGCATGATTGTACGAAGATCGCAGTATTAGGCGATGACAGGATCTCCTATCTTATGCATAACAAGTTCATGAGAACTTAAAATGGTTGAGCAGAGATAAGCACATGTCTTGGTCCTTAATTATATTGGTTTGTATTGTTACCTTTGACTCCGGGATTGAATTATTTTGGTTGCATCTTTGCATGATGAAAGATATATCACCAAATTTGTGAAGCTGAAATCTTATACATGTTTTTTCCGTCTGAACAGATATCCTCCTCGATGATTTTCTTATTGCTGAGAATGCACCCTTCCAATCAGAAACTGATAGGGTCCCAAGGTCAGAAAATCAAAATAGAAACCATAATTTTAATTCTGACTCTCGGCCCTTCGAGCAATATACAAATAACAGTCATGAGACAGCTCCTGGTTTCAGGTTTCATACTCATCTTCTGTAGAGTTTGTAATCATTTGTGTATGGTGAAAGCTAAATATTTCTCCCATGAATTTCAGCACGGACAAGAAGTCAATTGACATGTTGACAGAGGCATCAGCCGCCGAAGCTGAAGCTGTTAGTGCTGTATGGCGAGCTGCAAAGGAAGCATCTCATGCATCTTCAGAAGACAGTCTTTCAGATGGAATAGGATCCGAGTCCCCTCTCAGTGAAACTTCACCAATGGCTGATGATTTAGATGATGGGGGCTCCATGGAACCAGATGTGAAGTTGCATTCTAGAGCAGTATGTATTTTGATGAAATTTCTTCCCATTTGTTTTCTTAATTGAATATGGACAAAAACATCCCTACAAAATTAATTGGGTTGAAAAGGAGTCCTTTATATACCATTTCACTTTAGAGGCATCCAACACAATTCTCAGATTGCTGTGAAGTATATGATTCTACATGCACAATTTTCCAAGAGAGTGTGGGTAATATAGTTGAATTTGCTTCAATTAGTGTAGCTATTTACCTCAACAGaagtttttttttgcggggttaCCTCAACAGAAGTTAATTCAACCTACGGTGGTAACATACCCTCTGCCAATGTACTCCGCTAATTTTGTATGCTTCAATGTTTGTGGGGCTTTTGTAGGCTGTAGAAATGTCTTGAATGAGTTGCCTGTTTTACTTAAAGATTCATCTGTGTGTGTTTTGGGTGTGAATGTAGCTACTTCATTTATGTTGTTTGTCTTGCCAATTTCTGAATTGTTGATCTTCCACCTTGAAGGTTGTAGTTGCTAAAGAAGCAGTAGGAGATTTAGGATGTTTGGTCCGACAGCTTTCACTTGATCAGTTTGAGAATGAAAGCAGAAGAATGCATCCCGCGAACAATGATCAATCATATTCATCGAAGAAAGCATTAAATAGACAAAGGTCTCCACAAGGTTTGCATAAGAAGGTAAGGTCCCATCTTTAAATCCTCTGAGTTTGTGGAAGGAGCTATTTTTCTTACAATTTTTTGTTGCAGGTCATTTCGCTCTTATTGAGGCCAAGGAATTGGAATGCTCCAGCTGATAGGACCTTTTTCCTGGACTCTTATGAAGTTGGCGAGCTATGCTATGCCGCTGAGCAGATTTTTATGCAGGAACCAACTGTCTTACAACTAAAAGCACCAGTTAAAGTATTTGGTGATCTGCATGGGCAGTTTGGGGACCTAATGCGCCTTTTCGATGAATATGGTTATCCGTCAACTGCTGGTGACATAACGTAAGTTGATCCTGAACCTTGTATGTACCTTTGAACAGCTGAAACTAGTGTCAAAGTTTTAAAACAATCTTTTCTCTGTACACTCAATCTTCATATTCCACTATAAATTTTGAAATTATGTTGTTTTCTTTATGTAATGTGTTATTGCGCTTGCTTTCATATTTTCAGATATATTGATTATCTCTTCTTGGGAGACTATGTCGACCGAGGTCAGCACAGCTTGGAAACAATAACATTACTTCTTGCTCTTAAAGTGAGTAGTGATTTCTAATACATGAAACATCTTTGCTGCTGTTAGAACACTGTTTCGTGTAAAAGATAGTTCTGAGCCATTGGAAACAAATTTTGCAGATAGAGTACCCTGAACATGTCCACTTGATTAGAGGAAATCATGAGGCTGCTGACATCAATGCTCTTTTCGGCTTCCGTCTTGAATGCATTGAGAGAATGGTAGTTACGATTGTGCTTCATATATCTTTGGGGATTGAAATACTTGACGCATTGGTTGACTTAATTCCTTTATGTAGGGTGAAAGTGATGGTATATGGGCTTGGACTAGATTCAACCAACTATTTAATTATCTCCCTCTGGCTGCTAtgatagaaaagaaaataatatgCATGCATGGTGGCATCGGGAGGTCAATAAACAGTGTGGAGCAAATTGAAAAAATTGAAAGGCCTATTACAATGGATGTCGGATCTATTGTCCTCATGGATCTTTTATGGTAATACTTGGTGACTATGCTATTTTCTTGTTATTATTTTTTACATCATTACATATCATAATTAATGAATACTTTCTACTTGTATAATTGCAGGTCTGATCCTACAGAAAATGATAGTGTAGAGGGTTTGAGGCCAAATGCACGAGGACCTGGCTTGGTAACATTTGGGGTATGATTGTGTGATGATTCAGTTGCTGTAGAAAAATATTGACCATTTTATCTTATTATTGTTTCTTCCTTTCCAGCAATTAGTCTTACCGTAAGCTTATTATGGACCATGTTGATTGAACTTATTTCCTGTCAACTTGCAGCCTGATCGAGTGGCAGAATTCTGTAAACGAAACAAATTGCAGTTGATCATAAGAGCTCATGAGTGTGTTATGGATGGATTTGAGCGTTTCGCCCATGGGCAGTTGATCACTTTATTTTCAGCCACTAATTATTGTGGTATGCATCCTCTCACTCATCTCATCACCTATGCAACATAATGTTCGATTTTTTGCTAAGATCGTGCATGCACCAGGCACTGCAAATAATGCTGGTGCCATACTTGTGGTGGGAAGGGGACTAGTTATTGTCCCTAAGTTAATTCATCCACTTCCACCACCTGTTAATTCTCCTGAGTCA is drawn from Aegilops tauschii subsp. strangulata cultivar AL8/78 chromosome 1, Aet v6.0, whole genome shotgun sequence and contains these coding sequences:
- the LOC109764276 gene encoding serine/threonine-protein phosphatase BSL1 homolog isoform X2; its protein translation is MGTAGKGAWVVPAPAYKEVEGWEGSGDDSPGYRCGHSLTVIAPTKGHGPRLILFGGATAIEAGATSGLPGIRLAGVTNTVHSYDVDKRRWTRLHPAGDPPSPRAAHSAAAVGTMVVFQGGIGPAGHSTDDLYVLDLTNDKFKWHRVVVQGAGPGPRYGHCMDLVAQRYLVSVSGNDGKRVLSDAWALDTAQKPYKWQKLNPDGDRPSARMYGTASARSDGMLLLCGGRDASGTPLSDAYGLLMHTNGQWEWTLAPGISPSPRYQHAAVFVGARLHVTGGVLRGGRAIEGEGAIAVLDTAAGVWLDKNGIVTSRTLKSSNEHDASSDLLRRCRHAAASVGSQIYIYGGLRGDILLDDFLIAENAPFQSETDRVPSTDKKSIDMLTEASAAEAEAVSAVWRAAKEASHASSEDSLSDGIGSESPLSETSPMADDLDDGGSMEPDVKLHSRAVVVAKEAVGDLGCLVRQLSLDQFENESRRMHPANNDQSYSSKKALNRQRSPQGLHKKVISLLLRPRNWNAPADRTFFLDSYEVGELCYAAEQIFMQEPTVLQLKAPVKVFGDLHGQFGDLMRLFDEYGYPSTAGDITYIDYLFLGDYVDRGQHSLETITLLLALKIEYPEHVHLIRGNHEAADINALFGFRLECIERMGESDGIWAWTRFNQLFNYLPLAAMIEKKIICMHGGIGRSINSVEQIEKIERPITMDVGSIVLMDLLWSDPTENDSVEGLRPNARGPGLVTFGPDRVAEFCKRNKLQLIIRAHECVMDGFERFAHGQLITLFSATNYCGTANNAGAILVVGRGLVIVPKLIHPLPPPVNSPESSPERAMDATWMQELNIQRPPTPTRGRPHSAGDRNSLAYI
- the LOC109764276 gene encoding serine/threonine-protein phosphatase BSL1 homolog isoform X1 encodes the protein MGTAGKGAWVVPAPAYKEVEGWEGSGDDSPGYRCGHSLTVIAPTKGHGPRLILFGGATAIEAGATSGLPGIRLAGVTNTVHSYDVDKRRWTRLHPAGDPPSPRAAHSAAAVGTMVVFQGGIGPAGHSTDDLYVLDLTNDKFKWHRVVVQGAGPGPRYGHCMDLVAQRYLVSVSGNDGKRVLSDAWALDTAQKPYKWQKLNPDGDRPSARMYGTASARSDGMLLLCGGRDASGTPLSDAYGLLMHTNGQWEWTLAPGISPSPRYQHAAVFVGARLHVTGGVLRGGRAIEGEGAIAVLDTAAGVWLDKNGIVTSRTLKSSNEHDASSDLLRRCRHAAASVGSQIYIYGGLRGDILLDDFLIAENAPFQSETDRVPRSENQNRNHNFNSDSRPFEQYTNNSHETAPGFSTDKKSIDMLTEASAAEAEAVSAVWRAAKEASHASSEDSLSDGIGSESPLSETSPMADDLDDGGSMEPDVKLHSRAVVVAKEAVGDLGCLVRQLSLDQFENESRRMHPANNDQSYSSKKALNRQRSPQGLHKKVISLLLRPRNWNAPADRTFFLDSYEVGELCYAAEQIFMQEPTVLQLKAPVKVFGDLHGQFGDLMRLFDEYGYPSTAGDITYIDYLFLGDYVDRGQHSLETITLLLALKIEYPEHVHLIRGNHEAADINALFGFRLECIERMGESDGIWAWTRFNQLFNYLPLAAMIEKKIICMHGGIGRSINSVEQIEKIERPITMDVGSIVLMDLLWSDPTENDSVEGLRPNARGPGLVTFGPDRVAEFCKRNKLQLIIRAHECVMDGFERFAHGQLITLFSATNYCGTANNAGAILVVGRGLVIVPKLIHPLPPPVNSPESSPERAMDATWMQELNIQRPPTPTRGRPHSAGDRNSLAYI